A stretch of Cytobacillus sp. IB215665 DNA encodes these proteins:
- a CDS encoding cupin domain-containing protein: MEIKNISDFTNDNKVLKKVVYRTDYSTTVLVKLAPGGEVAEHNHPKHDIFVQVVGGEVKFVVNGEEHELSKDHLLRLEGHEKVSLQNNTEADATVYIILSKQ; the protein is encoded by the coding sequence ATGGAAATAAAAAATATATCTGATTTTACAAATGACAATAAAGTGCTAAAAAAAGTGGTCTACCGTACAGACTACTCTACAACAGTATTGGTAAAGCTAGCACCTGGGGGAGAAGTAGCAGAGCATAATCACCCTAAGCATGACATTTTTGTGCAGGTGGTCGGAGGTGAAGTGAAGTTTGTTGTAAACGGTGAAGAACATGAACTGTCAAAGGATCACTTACTAAGATTAGAGGGTCATGAAAAGGTTAGTCTTCAAAATAACACTGAAGCTGATGCAACAGTTTATATAATACTTTCTAAACAATAA
- a CDS encoding DUF368 domain-containing protein → MEWKNLYRGFLMGTSDLIPGVSAGTIAVILGIYNRLIQAINSFFSKDWKKQLGFLIPLGVGVLSAIFLLSHLIDVLLEEYPQPTNFFFLGLIIGILPFLYIKADIKNTFTSKHYILLVIAFLAIASLSLFNQKTVVLETIGATQLLVLFFSGFLASMAMVLPGVSGSFVLLLIGMYELILHEVSEFNFIVIGAVGAGVLSGIVLMSRLLKYLLTSYPIMMYAAIIGMVAGSTFVIYPGIDGQIIISIVTLTVGFATAVILGRIENKN, encoded by the coding sequence ATGGAGTGGAAAAATCTTTATAGAGGGTTCCTTATGGGGACAAGCGATCTTATTCCGGGAGTAAGTGCCGGAACAATAGCAGTCATTTTAGGCATATACAACAGATTGATACAAGCGATTAATAGTTTTTTTAGCAAAGATTGGAAAAAACAACTAGGCTTTTTAATTCCTTTAGGCGTAGGGGTTTTATCAGCTATATTTCTTTTAAGTCATTTAATAGATGTACTATTGGAGGAATACCCCCAACCGACTAACTTTTTCTTTCTAGGGTTAATTATCGGTATACTACCGTTTTTGTACATAAAAGCAGATATAAAAAATACATTTACTAGTAAACACTATATCTTATTAGTAATTGCCTTTCTAGCCATTGCTTCTCTATCTTTGTTTAATCAAAAAACTGTCGTTTTGGAGACAATAGGTGCTACACAATTATTAGTTTTATTTTTTTCTGGTTTTTTAGCAAGTATGGCAATGGTGTTACCAGGTGTAAGCGGCTCTTTTGTATTGTTGCTCATCGGTATGTATGAACTTATTCTACATGAAGTTTCAGAGTTTAATTTCATCGTCATTGGTGCTGTTGGAGCGGGCGTATTATCTGGTATCGTCCTTATGAGCAGATTGTTAAAGTATCTTCTTACTTCTTATCCAATAATGATGTATGCAGCTATTATTGGAATGGTGGCTGGATCAACCTTTGTTATTTACCCAGGAATTGACGGACAAATTATTATTAGTATAGTGACGCTTACTGTTGGGTTTGCCACAGCAGTTATTTTAGGGAGAATCGAAAACAAAAACTAA
- a CDS encoding ATP-binding protein: MHSRLIVNKRLVLAYFIGGIVWIFFIDDILILLNIMHDPYALKLVETIIFIVVSSYLLYSFIKQTEYCKKAEEDENQLSLLINSMPDFVCFKDGEGRWLKVNDFGRDLYHLNEVDYIGKTDADLGVINPFFKEAFDECLKSDNDTWKQAKITRADESFILPNEETKTFDVIKVPLFYDSGERKGLVIIGRDITQQKLTEAMLLKKEKLSVIGEMAAGIAHEIRNPLTGVKGFLQLMGENNTASKDHLSIIMSEMDRINHIVSELLVLSKPQPKKYNPFLLSESLSYVCNITSHEAKEKGIIIDFGNDSYDPTVFGDRNQLIQVFINIVKNAIDAMPRGGRIDISVNNIDQKFVKVIVVDDGIGIPKERLNKIGEPFFTLKEKGMGLGLTISNKIINEHKGTINIKSVVTVGTTVSITLPVYNDHVPEACKSSNK; the protein is encoded by the coding sequence ATGCATTCAAGATTAATTGTAAATAAGCGACTTGTATTGGCATACTTTATTGGTGGTATAGTTTGGATTTTTTTTATAGATGATATTCTGATTCTTCTTAACATAATGCACGATCCTTACGCATTAAAACTAGTAGAAACTATTATTTTTATAGTGGTTTCATCATATTTATTATATAGTTTCATAAAACAAACTGAATATTGTAAGAAGGCTGAAGAGGATGAAAACCAATTATCGCTATTAATCAATTCGATGCCAGATTTCGTTTGTTTTAAAGATGGTGAAGGACGTTGGTTGAAGGTAAATGATTTCGGTCGAGACCTTTACCACTTAAATGAGGTTGATTATATTGGGAAAACAGATGCAGATTTAGGGGTAATTAATCCCTTTTTTAAAGAAGCGTTTGATGAGTGTTTGAAATCAGACAACGATACATGGAAGCAAGCGAAGATAACAAGAGCAGATGAATCATTTATATTACCTAATGAAGAGACAAAAACTTTCGATGTGATAAAAGTCCCATTGTTTTATGATAGTGGAGAACGAAAAGGACTCGTCATTATTGGTAGAGATATTACACAACAAAAACTTACTGAAGCGATGCTATTGAAAAAAGAGAAATTGTCGGTAATCGGTGAAATGGCGGCTGGAATAGCTCATGAAATTAGAAATCCACTAACAGGTGTTAAAGGGTTTCTACAGTTAATGGGAGAAAATAATACTGCTTCAAAAGATCATCTTTCGATCATCATGTCAGAGATGGATAGAATTAACCACATTGTTAGTGAACTGTTAGTACTATCTAAGCCACAGCCTAAAAAATATAATCCATTTTTATTAAGTGAATCGCTATCATATGTTTGTAATATTACATCACATGAAGCGAAGGAGAAAGGTATCATCATAGATTTTGGCAATGATTCATATGACCCAACAGTATTCGGTGATAGAAATCAACTAATCCAAGTTTTTATAAATATCGTTAAAAATGCTATAGATGCTATGCCTAGAGGGGGAAGGATCGATATTAGTGTAAACAATATTGATCAAAAGTTTGTTAAGGTCATAGTAGTAGATGATGGCATAGGAATACCGAAAGAAAGACTCAATAAAATAGGAGAGCCATTCTTCACCTTGAAAGAAAAAGGGATGGGCTTAGGGTTAACGATCAGTAATAAAATCATAAATGAACATAAAGGAACAATCAATATTAAGAGTGTTGTTACAGTTGGTACTACCGTTAGTATCACGTTACCGGTATACAATGATCATGTTCCCGAAGCTTGCAAATCTAGTAATAAATAG